The following are from one region of the Gryllotalpicola protaetiae genome:
- a CDS encoding NADPH-dependent FMN reductase translates to MSTLLVIVASVRPTRIGGAVAEWVLEHATQRSGFEVEVADLRELDLPIMNEPHHPRLKQYEYEHTRQWSAIVDDADGFIIVTPEYNHSIPGALKNAMDYLLQEWRGKPVGVVSYGGVSAGTRATVALQVVLANFAMRGTAANVEIQWVAQRIDERGAFVTDERLDAVLEAQLDELAALLS, encoded by the coding sequence ATGAGCACTCTTCTCGTCATCGTCGCGAGCGTCCGACCCACCCGCATCGGAGGAGCGGTCGCCGAATGGGTGCTCGAGCACGCCACGCAGCGCTCCGGATTCGAGGTGGAGGTCGCCGATCTGCGCGAGCTCGACCTGCCGATCATGAACGAGCCGCACCATCCGCGCCTCAAGCAGTACGAGTACGAGCACACGAGGCAGTGGAGCGCGATCGTCGACGATGCAGACGGATTCATCATCGTGACGCCCGAGTACAACCACAGCATCCCGGGCGCACTCAAGAACGCCATGGACTACCTGCTGCAGGAGTGGCGCGGCAAGCCGGTCGGCGTCGTCAGTTACGGCGGCGTCTCGGCCGGCACCCGTGCGACCGTGGCGCTGCAGGTCGTGCTCGCGAACTTCGCGATGCGGGGCACCGCGGCGAACGTCGAGATCCAGTGGGTCGCGCAGCGCATCGACGAGCGCGGCGCCTTCGTCACCGACGAGCGACTCGACGCCGTCCTCGAAGCTCAGCTCGACGAGCTCGCCGCCCTGCTCAGCTGA
- a CDS encoding ABC transporter permease: protein MRGLALRRPSFRSIAILVPFLVLFIALSIGSRPFLTSINLLNILDQQSSTLIIAAAGTLVLIAGGIDLSVGATYSLSAVVAAEVAQTHGLALAVVAGLAVGVVVGLVNGVVSTYGRINALIATLAMSFIISGVGSSVSKGNLIVLTNSPNFAKIAQTDFLGVRTSIWIAVVIVVVLGLLLARTTNGRYLYAAGGNAEAARLAGIRVNLARILAFTISGFTAALGGIIDTSRVLSTQSSSGTTLTFTVLAGIVVGGTSILGGEGAVWRTVVGVLFIALIGNGYDLLGANALYEQITLGVILLLAVGVDAWSRVLRR from the coding sequence ATGAGAGGGCTCGCGCTCAGGCGCCCGTCGTTCAGGTCGATCGCGATCCTGGTGCCGTTCCTCGTGCTGTTCATCGCCCTGTCGATCGGCAGCAGGCCGTTCCTCACGAGCATCAACCTGCTCAACATCCTCGACCAGCAGTCGTCGACCCTCATCATCGCGGCTGCGGGCACGCTCGTGCTGATCGCGGGCGGCATCGACCTCTCAGTCGGCGCCACCTATTCGCTCTCGGCGGTCGTCGCGGCCGAAGTCGCGCAGACCCACGGCCTGGCGCTCGCGGTGGTCGCCGGGCTCGCGGTCGGTGTCGTCGTCGGGCTCGTCAACGGCGTCGTCAGCACCTACGGGCGCATAAACGCGCTGATCGCCACCCTCGCGATGTCGTTCATCATCTCGGGGGTCGGCAGCAGCGTGTCGAAGGGCAACCTCATCGTCCTCACGAACTCGCCGAACTTCGCGAAGATCGCGCAGACCGACTTCCTCGGGGTGCGCACCTCGATCTGGATCGCGGTCGTCATCGTGGTCGTCCTCGGGCTGCTGCTCGCGCGCACGACCAACGGCCGGTACCTCTATGCGGCCGGCGGCAACGCCGAGGCGGCCAGGCTCGCCGGCATCCGCGTCAATCTCGCGCGCATCCTCGCGTTCACGATCAGCGGGTTCACGGCGGCGCTCGGCGGCATCATCGACACCTCGCGCGTGCTCAGCACGCAGTCGTCCTCCGGCACGACCCTCACCTTCACGGTGCTCGCGGGCATCGTGGTCGGCGGCACCTCGATCCTCGGGGGCGAGGGCGCGGTGTGGCGCACGGTCGTCGGCGTGCTGTTCATCGCGCTGATCGGCAACGGCTACGACCTGCTGGGCGCGAATGCGCTGTACGAGCAGATCACGCTCGGGGTCATCCTGCTGCTCGCGGTGGGTGTCGACGCGTGGTCGCGGGTGCTGAGGCGATGA
- a CDS encoding sugar ABC transporter ATP-binding protein produces the protein MSLSPSARPIHLELRGIGKSYGGTPVLTDIDLTIPRGTVHGLVGENGAGKSSIGRIIAGIGQPDRGELLVDGQEVSFRSPREALAMGIATIAQELSLVPSLTVAENVYLGSEPRRGVFISSRRLRAQFLELAAGAGFELDPDAVVGGLRTADQQKVEILRAMSRGASFIIMDEPTAALSRDDTARLHDVVRRLAASDHTVLLISHFLGEVLDLADDVTILRDGRIVRGGPASAETESSLIESMLGRKLTALYPEKAAAVAGADAVLEVEGLRAPGVDDVSLAVRAGEIVGLAGLVGSGRSELAHALFGSVRRSGGVVRIGGRAVGRGSPRRALRHGAYLIPESRKEQGLVLQRPVRENVTLASVREFSIGGWIRAGRERMSAQGALRDVTVRVDAAPEPVASLSGGNQQKVLFARGMLRAPVLLIADEPTRGVDVGSRRAIYDLLVEQAARGVGVLMISSDLDEVLGLAHRVLVMRNGAVSAELEGERMTEANVLRAAFGAAGEESR, from the coding sequence ATGAGCCTGTCGCCCAGTGCGCGCCCGATCCATCTCGAGCTGCGAGGGATCGGCAAGTCGTACGGGGGCACCCCGGTGCTCACCGACATCGACCTGACGATCCCTCGTGGCACGGTGCACGGCCTCGTCGGCGAGAATGGCGCAGGCAAGTCATCGATCGGCCGCATCATCGCGGGCATCGGCCAGCCCGACCGCGGCGAGCTGCTCGTCGACGGGCAGGAGGTGAGCTTCCGCTCCCCCCGCGAAGCGCTCGCCATGGGGATCGCGACCATCGCGCAGGAGCTCTCGCTCGTGCCGAGCCTCACCGTCGCCGAGAACGTCTACCTCGGCTCGGAGCCTCGGCGGGGCGTCTTCATCAGCAGCCGCCGGCTGCGCGCGCAGTTCCTCGAGCTCGCTGCCGGCGCCGGCTTCGAGCTCGACCCCGACGCGGTGGTCGGCGGCCTGCGCACCGCCGACCAGCAGAAGGTCGAGATCCTGCGTGCGATGTCACGGGGTGCCTCGTTCATCATCATGGATGAGCCGACCGCAGCGCTCTCGCGCGATGACACGGCGCGGCTCCACGACGTGGTGCGGCGGCTCGCGGCATCCGATCACACCGTCCTGCTCATCTCGCATTTCCTGGGCGAGGTGCTCGACCTGGCCGATGACGTCACGATCCTGCGTGACGGCCGCATCGTGCGAGGCGGGCCTGCGAGCGCCGAGACGGAATCCTCGCTGATCGAGAGCATGCTCGGTCGCAAGCTGACCGCGCTCTACCCCGAGAAGGCCGCGGCGGTCGCTGGCGCCGACGCCGTTCTCGAGGTCGAGGGCCTGCGCGCCCCGGGCGTCGACGATGTGTCGCTCGCCGTGCGCGCGGGCGAGATCGTCGGTCTCGCCGGCTTGGTCGGTTCCGGCCGCAGCGAGCTCGCGCACGCCCTGTTCGGCTCGGTGCGTCGCAGCGGCGGTGTCGTGCGCATCGGCGGCCGCGCGGTCGGCAGGGGCTCGCCCCGGCGCGCGCTGCGCCACGGCGCCTACCTGATCCCCGAGTCGCGCAAGGAGCAGGGCCTCGTGCTGCAGCGCCCGGTGCGCGAGAACGTGACGCTTGCGAGCGTGCGCGAGTTCAGCATCGGCGGCTGGATCAGGGCAGGCCGAGAGCGGATGTCTGCGCAGGGCGCCCTCCGCGACGTGACGGTGCGCGTCGACGCGGCCCCTGAGCCCGTCGCGAGCCTGTCCGGCGGCAACCAGCAGAAGGTGCTGTTCGCTCGCGGCATGCTGCGCGCTCCCGTGCTGCTGATCGCCGACGAGCCGACGCGGGGCGTCGACGTCGGCTCGCGGCGCGCGATCTACGACCTGCTCGTCGAGCAGGCGGCGCGCGGCGTCGGCGTGTTGATGATCTCGTCCGACCTGGACGAGGTGCTCGGGCTCGCACACCGCGTGCTCGTGATGAGGAACGGCGCGGTGAGCGCCGAGTTGGAGGGCGAGCGGATGACCGAGGCGAATGTGCTGAGGGCGGCGTTCGGCGCCGCCGGAGAGGAGTCACGATGA
- a CDS encoding sugar ABC transporter substrate-binding protein translates to MSPRIRARAVVVSAVAAAAAMTLAGCSTGTASTQSTPASNKTLQIAYLSFAVANSYDAPMLAAAQAAAADGNAKLTVFDANNDPQKQFTQLQNAIASGKYDGIITQPILSTGLTSLVEQAIGKGMKVVNIDQILGPSYSTDEPQIKGLSANVTFVPTDIGKGLGEQTVAACAAQSLDPCDVGYLYDIKASTLDVAIRQSFDKAVSGSPVKVVAEGEDFFTPASGVTAVQNMLQAHPEIKIISGSDQGLEGALTVLASTKKQVGLVGFGASGAGINGLKAGTIFSETAQAPASEGRLGVQALIKAIRTGKSSGAIDPVAQLPGKGLITKENADKFTAEWPG, encoded by the coding sequence ATGTCACCGCGCATCAGAGCGCGCGCTGTCGTGGTCTCGGCGGTGGCTGCGGCCGCCGCCATGACGCTGGCCGGCTGCAGCACCGGCACCGCGTCGACGCAGTCGACACCCGCGTCGAACAAGACCCTTCAGATCGCCTACCTCTCGTTCGCCGTCGCGAACAGCTATGACGCCCCCATGCTCGCGGCCGCGCAGGCCGCGGCCGCGGACGGGAACGCCAAGCTGACCGTGTTCGACGCGAACAACGACCCGCAGAAGCAGTTCACCCAGCTGCAGAACGCCATCGCCTCCGGCAAGTACGACGGAATCATCACCCAGCCGATCCTGTCGACCGGGCTCACGAGCCTCGTCGAGCAGGCCATCGGCAAGGGCATGAAGGTCGTCAACATCGATCAGATCCTCGGGCCGAGCTATTCGACCGACGAGCCGCAGATCAAGGGCCTCTCGGCCAACGTCACCTTCGTGCCGACCGATATCGGCAAGGGGCTCGGCGAGCAGACCGTGGCCGCGTGCGCGGCGCAGAGCCTCGACCCGTGCGACGTCGGCTACCTCTACGACATCAAGGCCTCGACGCTCGACGTCGCGATCCGGCAGTCGTTCGACAAGGCGGTCTCCGGCTCGCCGGTCAAGGTCGTCGCAGAGGGCGAGGACTTCTTCACCCCAGCGAGCGGCGTGACCGCCGTGCAGAACATGCTGCAGGCGCACCCGGAGATCAAGATCATCTCGGGCTCCGACCAGGGACTCGAGGGCGCGCTCACGGTGCTCGCCTCGACGAAGAAGCAGGTCGGGCTCGTCGGGTTCGGCGCGAGCGGGGCGGGCATCAACGGTCTCAAGGCCGGCACGATCTTCTCCGAGACGGCGCAGGCGCCTGCCTCTGAGGGGCGTTTGGGCGTGCAGGCGCTGATCAAGGCGATCCGCACCGGAAAGTCGAGCGGCGCGATCGACCCGGTGGCGCAGCTGCCGGGCAAGGGCCTCATCACCAAGGAGAACGCAGACAAGTTCACCGCGGAATGGCCGGGATGA
- a CDS encoding IclR family transcriptional regulator domain-containing protein, giving the protein MREKAGPDFIESLARGLDVVRAFGRGYRTMSLSDLAAATGLARPTVRRILLTLTDLGYVRGTAGVFELTPRVLELGMSYISSSDLWTVTRPRLEELVGLTNESCSIAQLDGPDIVYVSRVAVPKLVTLSVSVGTHFPALPTSLGKVLLAALSPEELDAVLAAPSRSGVVPSWRPDRAEIDAVLREVRAKGWALTDQQLAPAIRSVAAPVRNGEGRVVAAVNVNAHAAETSLETLTEDFLPKLLRIAGELSSDWALWESRPVAVVGAK; this is encoded by the coding sequence ATGCGCGAGAAGGCGGGTCCCGATTTCATCGAGTCGCTCGCAAGGGGGCTCGACGTGGTGCGGGCGTTCGGGCGCGGCTACCGCACGATGTCGCTGAGCGACCTGGCGGCGGCGACGGGGCTCGCGCGGCCGACGGTGCGGCGCATCCTGCTCACGCTCACCGATCTCGGCTACGTGCGCGGAACGGCGGGCGTCTTCGAGCTGACGCCCCGTGTGCTGGAGCTCGGCATGTCGTACATCTCGTCGAGCGACCTCTGGACGGTCACCCGCCCGCGCCTCGAGGAGCTCGTCGGACTGACCAACGAGTCGTGCTCGATCGCGCAGCTCGACGGGCCCGACATCGTCTACGTCTCGCGCGTTGCGGTGCCGAAGCTCGTGACCTTGTCGGTCAGCGTCGGTACGCATTTCCCTGCGCTTCCGACCTCGCTTGGCAAGGTGCTGCTGGCCGCTCTCTCGCCTGAGGAGCTCGACGCTGTGCTCGCCGCCCCCTCGCGCTCCGGCGTGGTGCCGTCGTGGCGACCCGACCGCGCCGAGATCGATGCGGTGCTGCGTGAAGTGCGTGCGAAGGGCTGGGCGCTGACCGACCAGCAGCTGGCTCCCGCGATCCGCTCGGTGGCGGCGCCGGTGCGCAACGGCGAGGGCAGGGTGGTCGCCGCCGTGAACGTGAATGCGCATGCCGCCGAGACGAGCCTTGAGACCCTCACAGAGGACTTCCTGCCGAAGCTGCTGCGCATCGCCGGCGAGCTGAGCTCCGACTGGGCGCTGTGGGAATCCCGCCCGGTCGCCGTCGTTGGCGCCAAGTAG
- a CDS encoding CaiB/BaiF CoA transferase family protein — translation MTSSAESPRGPLDGILVADLSRVLAGPYATQQLGDLGANVIKVESPVGDETRGWAPPERDGVSTYYLGVNRNKRDVVLDFRDPGDLRLAHELTRRADVVIENFKPGGLLKFGLDYDSVAARNPTVVYTSISGFGSAGGAGLPGYDLIVQAMSGLMSLTGDAHGPAYRSGVSVFDVMSGMNALIGTLAALRHRDRTGEGQHVEVNLLSTALAAMANHSSTYVAAGHVPYRMGNAHPSLFPYEPLPASDGELIIVAANNPQFRRLAEALGRPELADDPRFAETERRNVNRDELRPLLVAALADHTVAEWFELLTAAGIACGPVNTIDKGVDLAERLGLEPVVRVGSGEASVPMIRNPIAFSRTVPAYTTPPPALGQDSDEIKEWLRS, via the coding sequence ATGACCAGCAGCGCCGAAAGCCCGCGGGGACCGCTCGACGGCATCCTCGTCGCCGATCTCTCGCGCGTGCTCGCCGGGCCGTACGCGACGCAGCAGCTGGGCGACCTCGGCGCGAACGTGATCAAGGTCGAGAGCCCGGTCGGCGACGAGACCCGGGGCTGGGCGCCACCGGAGCGCGACGGCGTCTCGACCTACTACCTCGGGGTGAACCGCAACAAGCGCGACGTCGTCCTCGACTTCCGCGACCCCGGCGATCTCAGGCTGGCGCACGAGCTGACCCGTCGCGCCGACGTCGTCATCGAGAACTTCAAGCCGGGCGGGCTCCTCAAGTTCGGGCTCGACTACGACAGCGTCGCCGCGCGGAATCCCACCGTCGTCTACACCTCGATCTCCGGCTTCGGCTCCGCAGGCGGGGCAGGACTGCCCGGCTACGACCTCATCGTGCAGGCGATGAGCGGGCTGATGTCGCTCACCGGCGACGCCCACGGGCCCGCGTACCGCAGCGGCGTCTCGGTGTTCGACGTGATGAGCGGCATGAACGCGTTGATCGGCACGCTCGCCGCCCTGCGCCACCGCGACCGCACCGGCGAGGGGCAGCACGTCGAGGTGAACCTGCTGTCGACGGCACTCGCGGCGATGGCGAACCACAGCTCCACCTACGTCGCCGCCGGCCATGTGCCCTACCGCATGGGCAACGCCCACCCGAGCCTGTTCCCCTACGAGCCCCTGCCCGCCTCCGACGGCGAGCTCATCATCGTCGCGGCCAACAACCCGCAGTTCCGCCGGCTTGCCGAGGCGCTCGGGCGACCGGAGCTCGCCGACGACCCGCGCTTCGCCGAGACCGAGAGGCGCAACGTGAACCGCGACGAGCTGCGCCCGCTGCTGGTCGCCGCCCTCGCAGACCATACGGTCGCCGAGTGGTTCGAGCTGCTGACGGCCGCAGGCATCGCCTGCGGGCCGGTGAACACCATCGACAAGGGCGTCGACCTCGCCGAGCGGCTGGGACTCGAGCCCGTCGTGCGGGTGGGTTCCGGTGAGGCATCCGTGCCCATGATCCGCAACCCGATCGCCTTCTCGCGCACAGTGCCCGCGTACACGACCCCGCCG